The Arachis duranensis cultivar V14167 chromosome 9, aradu.V14167.gnm2.J7QH, whole genome shotgun sequence genomic sequence AATCAGTTGAAGAAGGTGGTGAAAAATGTGAAATTTTGTCAAGTTTTTCATTAGTAGATACTGAGGATTATGGAAATCAAACAGAATCAACGTTAAGGGAGGATCTGTTGTTAACAAATCTTGATCACCTTgaagaagatcctaaacaaGGTTAGAAGAACATAATTAAATTCTAGTGTTAAACTTCAATCATAGATATATACTTTCACATacaaaatgatgaagaaaattTAAGAGCTCTTAGTTAATTCCATTATTGGTTGAATTCTTACAGAGGAAGAGAACACAAAAGTCTTAATATCGGCCGCGGAGGACATGTTCAGTGAAGCAGAACTTCAAGAATCACCAGTTGCGGATCAAGTCCTCCCTGAATCATCACTAATAAAAGGTGATTTTCTGGATACTACTCTTATTCGTCCTGAAGATAATGATGTTGTTATAGAAAGAGATACACAAACACAAGAAAACAATGTATCTTCTAACATTTCTGGAGACAATGATAGAGATGAAGTAAAGAATAGTTTGGGAGATTTATCCGGAATCAAATCCAATTCGCCAAGTGGCAACATAAGCAATGGTACTAATTTGTTGACCAAGGTAAATGGGGAACACTCGTCAATGCATGAATTTGAGGAAAATCACAAGTTGCTTCATGCAGAATCAACAACAGAAAATTCGCATGAAAAGAGTCCTATAGGGCCTAATGGGGACTCCAATGGAGAAAGAAATGAAGAACCAACTTGTAATGGGCACCATTTTGATGACTGTGATGATAACAACCCCAACAAGAAGGATTCAGATGAAGCTGAAAAAGGCCTTGAGGTTTTAGAACAATGCAACTCTCAGTTGGTAACCATAGATCATGTTGAATCTTTTTCTCTGCATAATTCTAGTTCATTGTTACATATCTATAATTTCCAAGAGGGCACTGAGAACCACACCAAAAATCACAATGCCTCAAGCATGTCATCCTCGGATTATGAAGACGCAACTTCAGTCAATGATAAGAATCGCAACAACAATGCTTCAGAAGATCAAAATCATCACCTTGTTATAGCTGAAGCTGAAGTTATTCCACTTGTTTCACATGTAGAATCCTTTTCATTGCAGAATTCCAATTCCCTTTCACATGTGTATAGTTATCAAGAGATCAGCGAGAAGCTGAATTCTTCAATTGATGATAAAGCATTTGACAATGAATGTGAAGATTGCACTGATCCATGTCCGAACAATTCTACACTTGAAACAAGGGAAAGTACATCAACAACAACTACTGTAGATAGCTGTTCTTGTCAGATACAAAAATCACCAAGCTTCAATCTCAATCTTCAAATTGGAGAATCAGAGCAGAGTCCATTGCTCTATGAAGATAAGTGCAGTACAAGTGAGATGCCagtggaagaagagaaaatagttaCAATGGAAAGAAGCTACAGTGAGAAATCTAAGTACTCAAAACAAGGTAACATTGCTGGAACATGTGAAACAGTAGAGAAGGAAGTGACACCAACTATGccaaaatcaaaggaaaagagaaaggcTGTGTCTTCATTCTTCATCAACTGCATGTGTTGTGCAACTGTTGCAAATTGAATTGAAGCCTTCTAAACtatatacttatttatttttgttctttatttgtGAGGCtgagttttcttttcttttcttttttttgtcatgTTGATTGCTCAATGTGAAGCTTTGATCTATATAGACAGATATTGGTTCTTCTGTGGTGTAAATTTTACTTCACATTGATTGTAAAGTTTGTTTTCAGAACACTGATTTTGGAATTTTGTGGAGTTTTTCGTACTGAGATGGAAGCAATTATATTATTAAGCGCTTCTAaatattgattttgaaatattaaTTCACCAACAAAATTATCTCAATACATAGATGGAAATtgtttaatacttttattttgataaaatcgTTAGTcatccaaataaaaataattttaatagtaatataacaattttagaactaaaatgttaatatacttatgaataatataaaactgcattgatttgttaaaaattattttataataaataatatttcaaaagttaaatttataatttactcTTAATATTTGAATACGAAAAAATTTTAGGTGTTCCAAGCATAAATGTGAGTTCTTACCTATTTCATTTATACTATTATACATCATAGcgttattatctttattttttaaaattaaattttcaaaatttacaaAACCCACCAACACTCTCTCTTTCTAATATTACTCTTAGGGATGGCAAATGGGCCTAAACACATCGAGTTGATCTGCATAATCCGTCAAAAAAAGTGGATCGGGTTAAAAATATGAGACCGTCATATTTAAAAAGTCTGTCTAATCCACATCGCTTAAACCGTGGTTTTTGGCAAATTTTGGCGAAGCGGACTTTTCCACCAAAcccaataatttttttggctacgggtatttttgtaaaaaaaattgatttatgattatatttattatatatttataattataaagactttaatgtttataaattgagaaattataatttttttatatcgttagaaattataaatttattgaaatagttgtaaaattatatacattatttaacatttaatagtaaaataaaaagagagattTGGTAGGTCAAGTATGCCATCCCGCCGTTAGGTGAGACAGGTGAAGGTTTTAGGACTGTTTCTTTAGGTGGGTCGGAACGGACTTCTCCATTTACCACTTCTAATTGCTGtgtcataaaataaataaaaaatagaacaatAACTTTCATTTATTCTTTGAACAACTTTGACCTCGCAAGCAACGTTACAATTTTCTTAGCCTTCTAAATTTTTATCCCATAATAATTGGAACAACAATAAtgtagaaattatttttaataaagacAATATTTCTGCATTATGCAGCTATATTTCATTATGGAGTGTTATATCATAATGTAAAGCTGCAAGTGTCTGAAATAACATGCAGATTACATGTTGCTTTAACTCGAACCAAGTTTTGGAAGAAAGAGAGACGTGTGACGAGCTTCCATCAACACGAGAGTCGCATGTTACTTTCGGTGGAAGTAACTTTTGCAGCAAATCTGAGCGCATGACAAATCACCATTATCACAGAGGTTGCATGTTGTTGCAGGTAGTGCagaaatttcttcttttttctaaaaaatctaCATAACTTTTTAGATATTCTCGTCGCTTTTTGACCAACACGGTACATGCGTGTTGTTAATATGTTTGCATATAGAAAATATGCCTGCTCCAGGAATACGCAACGTAGTAGAAATTGGCTTTAAAAATCTTTCACTTGAGTTCCTCTCTCTTTAGTCAAACAAGCTGAATCACATTTTGAGaagaataaagaaattaaaagaattcaaaagTTTAGAGAATTCAAAAAGCGAAGAGAACTCTAAGTATTTGATTGAAAGTATTTAGCATATTTAGTGTGAGAtgtaaacataaaaaaatataaatgtttATTTAGTAAAAATAGCATATATGCATCGACAGTAGAATATATTGTCAATTATTTGAGAAAACATAATAacgtaaatttattatttttactaatttagAGTTTATTATTtggttaatttgatttttaatttaattatgttgGTTAATATTGTTTTTAGTAATATTactgtaattaattatttgattaattttttatagattttatgtgataatattattatatatttatatttttattttttattataatattattattttcttttaatttgtaattactaaaattaataagtgatataattattaataaatatattttttggattttttgtaattatttcttattttccgttataataatattgttatttattttttattttattttttgttataatattattattttattttcagttctaTCAAAGAGTTCATAActgagatatttttttttgtcttggtAAGGTTGAGATGAGGTTTGGTGGTTAATTAATTAGTAGGAAAAACGTGGATGAGTAGGAGGatgaattatatttatttgtataagtgtttattatttatttttcaaaacatatattatataatagttgtattaaaatatttttgttattaattatgacatgaataaaataatcATTTGACTAGTtgtataaaaaaacaaatattaaaaagcCTCTTTTAATTTAANNNNNNNNNNNNNNNNNNaatattttttatttaatttttaaaaaacaaaaataattttttaagattaattttgtGATCAAAACATTTGATTACAAGACTTTTACTGtatttttaaatatgaaaatatggGTGTTGAATCAGAAGGTAATGGAGTCACTCTTCTCGCCAATTACAAGATACTGATTaccttttttaattattgaaaagcATCTCGCATGAAGTGagaatagttttttattttttatttttgagtaaagtatattttttatctttaaagttttcaaaaagttttaaaaattatctctaatatttaatttgattcaattttttttctaaaattttaaataagtttcaatTTTACTGTTATTATCAATTTCTTAACAATCAACGTcaggtaaatttttttttaactaatttaccctcttttatatatatcatCATTCATGGCAGTAAGCCAgtaacttttctttctttcttttatcctTCATCCCATCAAAAAATTCCACTTCTCCACCCCACCTATCGCTTCTCCCTCTTCCTCTACTTCCTCTAATGTCTTCTCTATTCCTCTTTCTCTCTATATCTCTGCAACTTCTATTAATCATCTTCTTCTACCATAGTCACCTCCTCCTCTAGCACATGCACTATATGtgaaattttatcaattttattattgatttgtATGTGTGTGGCAGTGATGATAGATTTAAGGTTTGTATGTTGGTTAAAATTGTGGTGGGTGAGAAGAATGGTAAAGACGATGGTGATGGTAGAGGTGGAAATGCAATGGCAAGAATGAATGAAGAGGTGGCAGAGATTTGTGAAGGTGAAGGATGGGGtggaaaggagaaggaaaagggAGGGGTGATTGTTGGGTGGTGTGGATCCAATGAAGTTAATGATGATATTGATAATGATGCTAATGGCGGTTGTAAGTGAAGTGTGACAGTGGCTGGGTTATGGTGGTAGGTTAGAggcaatgactagggaggtgtcaatggaataagaaaagaaagtctagtaaaattattattgttaatgatGTTGGTGGTGGTAATCGTAGGTGAAGAAAAATGCACCGTGAGATGAGAAATGGTGGTTTGTTGAAGGTTAATGATGATAGATGATGGAAAgagatgacgatgatgatgataatgtaGATGTAGATGTAGATGTTGTAATAAGGATAAAGTtggtaaaataaattttgacctAATTTGACTGTTAGAAATTTAACTAAAAGGACAAATTGAAACTTATTTCAAACATTAGGGATAAAATTGAATTAAGTTAAACGTTAagggtatttttaaaatttcaaagaaaaaaatatactttaccctttatttttttaattttgaaaccaTAACTTGCTATTAACAAGAAGGtagtttctttttttagttttaaaagttCATAACGTCATCGGCGAGAAAGAATTTTGTTTTCTACTTTTAAATAGAAAACACGATTGAAGAGAGATGATATGACATTTTCGGACATTCGTATAATGCAAGAAGCTCCTTTTATCAAATTGAATTGACCATATCAATCTCTCCATTTAtgcaaaatattaataatttaatattatttcaaaCAAAATCTTACtgttttgtgaaaaaaaataattagaaaaatagttgttgtttttatataaattggTTAATCTCACAAAAGCAAACCACACATTCATtcactttcttctacttctctgTTTTTAGTTGTGATTTCTCTTAAAGTCTTAGAATGCAAGAGTATTAGAGAtgagaaatttttttagaaGCAATGAAAACTAATGTGTgtttattagtatattttgatGGTAAGATTATACCATATACAAATGAAAGTGTGAAATTTATTTGTGCGAGTCcagcatcttttattattccttgcACGATGTCGTTTGTAGAGCTACAAAGTGTATTATGTCAACACATACATGGTGATTTTTCAAAGAGAGTCATTAGTATTTTATACAGGCAGCCCATGCTAGTTTTCAGTGGTGTAATACAGTTTCAAGTAATGAATGTGACTGATGAAGCCATCATTCTAGAGATGTTAATGATCTATCGACAGAATTAAGCTCATATGTCGATGATCGAGTTGTATGTTGAATTCAAAGAGTTGGATATTAGTCACGAAGTGGATGAATCCTTCATAAACAAAAGGGACAACACATActaggaagaagaaaataacaGTGATAATGAAGAAAAATTCTTAACCAATAATGACATGTTAGGAGGAAACGACAAAGAAAACAAGACTACAGACACTGAATTTCAAACTGTAATAAACACAGTAGCAAGCAAACATCCCTTTGGTGTTCCATCTTTCATGCGTGTTTTGGATCTCGAAGCTATGAACGCACCAGAATTTTTTGAGTTGACAAACTTGGGTATGTTAtcgtattattttttgttatgataattttattctcaattttcaaaatacaattatacattttaattttagatgttggattatttaaaatatatttgttgAAAGTGCatcttttatgcatttagttaaGGTACCAGTTATTTATAACTAGATATACTTTTATAGAACTTAAAATTTGGTATTCGTTGTATATATGTGTTTCTTCTGTGCAAGATGGTGAGTTTGCTATTAGAATGGAGTTCAGTTCTAGAAAATCTGTAGTCATGGCAATTAGGAATTACACCATTTCTAAGGAGGTCGATTACAAGGTCTTTGAGTCTGAGCCTTTGACATTTTATTCAAAATGCCTGCAATATGGTAGAAGTTGTGATTGGCTTCTTCGGGCTAATTTGATTAAGAGAAAATATTGTTGAAAAATTAGACGATACAATGGAAGTCATACTTGTACTATGGGTATAATTTCTCAAGACCATTCGAAACTAGATTCTGACACAATTGTAGATGCTATAAGGCCTCTAGTTGAAGCCAACTCATCTATCAAGGCTGAAGTCATCATTGCAGATGTTTAGTCGAAATTAAACTATATGATAAGCTATCGTAAAGCATGGTTGGCAAAGCAAAAGTCGATTGCAAAAATATTTGGTGGTTGAAAAGCCTCCTATGAGTGTTTATCGATATAGTATATGGCAATGTGTGCTCAAAACCTAGGTTTTGTAGTTTAGGTTGATACTATACCAGCATATTGTGGATCTGAGGTAGAGGAATGTGTGAAGATAATACGTCGAGTATTTTGGAGCTTCCATCCATGCATTAGAGTATTCTGACACTGTAAACCACTGATGCAAGTTGATGGCACACATCTGTATAGATGATACAAGGGAGCTATTTTGGTTGCCGTGTCTCAAGATGGGAACCAAAATATTGTACCACTTACTTTTGTCATCATTGAAGGAGAGACCGTTGACGCATGACACTTTTTTCTTAATAATCTATGGAGGAATGATGTGAGGAGGAATGGTGTGGGTATTATTTCTGATAAGCACAACTCTATCTGGGTAGAAATCACTAGAAGTAATGGTGTGGGAGTCCTCCTAGGGCATTTCATTATGTGTTAGGCATATTACGTCAAACTTTCTATGACGATTCAAGGCACCTTACTTGTAGAAACTCGTCATAAATATAGGCAAAACATGTTCTTCATATACAGTTGATCTTTgttgattataaattttttataaagtaATTATTGGTGTTATCTTGTAACGAATTTTCCTATAGGAAATTCCAAGACAAAGCAACAATACAAGTAGCAGTACCAGTGATTACGGGTGCAAGGAAATGCATATACTCAATAGTGTGATAATATCAATTGTCGACAGTGGGTGATAGCTTTTGATGAAGGGCATCACTAGGGCATATGACAACCAATCTGGTCGAGTACATAAACTATGTGTTGAAAGGTACGTGTAACCTCCCTCGTTGAGGCTCAAGAGCGATCACTGCTAGACATGCCTTCTCAGAATTTGTCATTGCGAAGCCGTAGGCAAATTTACAAATATCGAAGAACATACAAATGCATTGTTTGATAGATGGAACGAAGTATCTAAGATTCATGAGATGCCTAGTGGTGCTAAATACACTGTTGACCTCAAGCACAG encodes the following:
- the LOC107466083 gene encoding uncharacterized protein LOC107466083 is translated as MGNNNTTDIKEEDNVREAEKKTHNDLNHHEDSVKEENEVNPTSKREYADSKSAKEFYVHSTSEPAKDEPQEDKLTDDLKVEMQAVPTAEGKDVEEKVTLPSMSKNDSFQEGTNAGNAHMENRMIPTSESEEFQEKNAPSDHTGGEGDTNAGDVHTRNQMHPTAEGTDVQGIDTMLALDHSEASDPKEHVSQGLDTYHASNKDETEFVLCDSRIDVLAKSTIVDSEDQFDLTNSNNSAGQEILEVGLPDRTENAESVEEGGEKCEILSSFSLVDTEDYGNQTESTLREDLLLTNLDHLEEDPKQEEENTKVLISAAEDMFSEAELQESPVADQVLPESSLIKGDFLDTTLIRPEDNDVVIERDTQTQENNVSSNISGDNDRDEVKNSLGDLSGIKSNSPSGNISNGTNLLTKVNGEHSSMHEFEENHKLLHAESTTENSHEKSPIGPNGDSNGERNEEPTCNGHHFDDCDDNNPNKKDSDEAEKGLEVLEQCNSQLVTIDHVESFSLHNSSSLLHIYNFQEGTENHTKNHNASSMSSSDYEDATSVNDKNRNNNASEDQNHHLVIAEAEVIPLVSHVESFSLQNSNSLSHVYSYQEISEKLNSSIDDKAFDNECEDCTDPCPNNSTLETRESTSTTTTVDSCSCQIQKSPSFNLNLQIGESEQSPLLYEDKCSTSEMPVEEEKIVTMERSYSEKSKYSKQGNIAGTCETVEKEVTPTMPKSKEKRKAVSSFFINCMCCATVAN